From Danio rerio strain Tuebingen ecotype United States chromosome 7, GRCz12tu, whole genome shotgun sequence, the proteins below share one genomic window:
- the rcn1 gene encoding reticulocalbin-1 — translation MEVSTYLWLLSLCTSLVQGKPTLRKERVHHEPELSRQTHEDNQSYQYDHEAFLGKEEATTFDQLTPEESKARLGKIVERIDSNVDGFITTDELKAWIKRVQKRYVYENVAKVWTDYDLNKDNKISWDEYKQATYGYYLANPEEFEDATDQFSFKKMLPRDERRFKTADLDGNLAADKEEFTAFLHPEEFAHMQEIVVLETLEDIDKNGDGHVDEDEYIADMFAHEDAGPEPDWVRTERDQFSDFRDLNKDGKMDLEEIRHWILPQDYDHAQAEARHLVYESDTDKDQMLSKEEILENWNMFVGSQATNYGEDLTRNHDEL, via the exons ATGGAGGTTTCGACCTATTTGTGGCTTTTGTCGCTCTGCACGAGTCTTGTGCAAGGAAAACCCACTCTCAGGAAAGAAAGAGTTCACCACGAGCCCGAACTGAGCAGACAAACACACGAAGACAACCAGAGTTATCAATACGACCACGAGGCCTTTCTGGGCAAAGAGGAGGCCACCACATTTGACCAGCTCACCCCGGAGGAAAGCAAAGCCAGATTAGG gaAAATTGTTGAGCGTATCGACAGCAATGTTGATGGATTTATCACCACTGATGAACTCAAAGCCTGGATCAAAAGAGTTCAGAAGCGCTACGTTTATGAGAACGTTGCAAAAGTCTGGACTGACTATGACCTGAACAAAGACAACAAGATCTCTTGGGATGAATACAAGCAGGCGACTTACGGTTACTACCTCG CCAACCCAGAGGAGTTTGAAGATGCTACAGATCAGTTTAGCTTCAAGAAGATGCTTCCACGAGATGAACGCAGGTTTAAAACCGCAGACCTCGATGGCAATTTGGCTGCAGACAAAGAGGAGTTCACTGCTTTCCTCCACCCAGAGGAGTTCGCTCACATGCAGGAAATTGTGGTTCTT GAAACTCTGGAAGACATTGACAAAAATGGCGATGGTCATGTCGATGAAGATGAATACATTG CGGACATGTTTGCACATGAAGATGCTGGTCCAGAGCCAGACTGGGTAAGGACTGAGAGAGaccaattttcagatttcagagATCTGAACAAAGATGGGAAGATGGACCTAGAAGAGATTCGTCACTGGATCCTGCCACAGGACTATGATCACGCACAGGCAGAAGCCAGACATCTGGTGTACGAGTCAGACACAGACAAA GACCAGATGTTGAGCAAAGAGGAGATACTTGAGAACTGGAACATGTTTGTTGGCAGCCAAGCCACCAACTACGGTGAAGACCTTACCAGGAACCACGATGAGCTCTGA